The Starkeya sp. ORNL1 DNA window AAATCGTCGAGCGAGAGGCCGGCGCCAAGCTCGCGCATGCGGTGAAGCATCTGCGCGGCATATTCCGGATTCTCCATCACCAGCGATTCGGTCAGTTCCAGCTTGAGCGTGCCGTTGGCGACGACGTTGCGGGCCATGACCGCTTTCAGGTCCTGGATCAGGTCGTGCCGCAGCAATTGGCGCGAGGAGACATTGACCGAGACGAAGACCGGGTCGCCGCGCATGTTGCGCTGCCAGGCGCCGAGCTGGCGGGCCGCGCTGTCGAGCACGAACAGGCCGATATCGACGATGAGCCCGGTCTCTTCGGCGATGCCGATGAAGTCATCCGGCGCCAGCGTGCCGAGCTTGGGGTGGTTCCAGCGCACCAAGGCCTCGAAGCCGGCAACCTTGCGGTCGGCAAGGCGCACCACCGGCTGGTAGAGCACGGTCATCTCGTCGCGCTCGATGGCCTGGCGCAGGTCGCTCTCCAGCGTCAGCCGGTCGAGCTTGTGGTTGCGCATCGCCGGGCGGAACACCTCGATGCGGTCGCCGCCGACGCGCTTGGCGAAGAACATGGCGAGCTCGGCGTCCTTCAGTACTTCGCCGGGATCGCGCTTGCTGCCGTCGGCCAGCACCAGGCCGATCGAGGCGGTGATGAAGATCTCGCGGTCGCCGAAGGTGATGGGGGCGCGCAAGGTCCGGCGCAGCGTGTCGGCGAAGGCGGTGATGCGCTCGGCATCGCGCTCCGACATCAGGATCAGGCCGAAATGGTCGCCGCCGAGACGGGCCAGCGTGTCGTGCTGCTTCATCAGCCGCATCAGGCGCCGGGCAACGGTGAGCAGGATGGAATCGCCGGCCGCCATGCCGAGGCTGGTGTTCACCTGCTTGAAGCGGTCGAGATCGACCAGCATCACGGTGGGCTTCAGCGTCTCGTCGGCACGGGCGAAGCCGATCGCCGAGGACAGCCGGTCGAGGAACAGCTCGCGGTTCGGCAGGCCGGTGAGGTTATCGTGCACGGCGTCGTGGAGCATGCGCTCCTCCGCCGTGCGGCTCTCGGTCACGTCGGACAGCGTGCCGATGCAGCGCACCACCTCGCCGTCGGTGCCGACCACGGGACGGGCGCGCAGGTTGAACCAGAAATAATGCCCGTCCTGCGCACGCAGCCGGAAATCCTGGTCGATGCGGCCGCGGCGCTGGTCCAGCACGCCGTCGAGGGTGGCGCGGAAACGGTCGCGGTCGCCGGGGTGGATCACTTCCAGCCAGCCGGCGGCTTCGGTCTCCAGCGAGCCGCGCTTGAGACCGAGAAGCTGCTCGACCTCGGGGCTGACATGGATGCGGTCGGTGTCGACGTCCCAGTCCCAGACGATGTTGCCTGAGCCGGCGACGGCGAGCGCGCGGCGCTCCAGCTCCTGCGTCGAGCCGGCAATGGCCCCGAGGCCGGCGAACGCGTGCTGCATCACGGTGAAGCCGATCAGCATCACGATCAGCACCAGGCCGCCGAGCAGCGCCGGGGCAACGAGGTCGTTGCCAATATAGCCCGATACCGCCATGCCGGCGGTGATCACCCAGACCACCAGCAGGAACAGCGTGGGGATGATGAGCACGGCGCGGTCATAGCGGTGGAAGGCGAGCCACACCACCATGCCGAAGCCCATGAAGGAGACGGCGAGCAGCGACAGCCGAGCGATGCCGGCCGCAGCCGACGGATCGAGCAAAGCGAGGCCGATCAGGGCGGCGAGGAACACCAGCCAGCCGACCGCGATATGGGCATAGCGCACATGCCAGCGATTGAGATTGAGATAGGCGAACAGGAACACCACCAGCGTCGCCGCCAGCATCGCCTCGCCGGCCGCCCGCCAGAATTGCTGGGCCAGCGGCGATATGCCGAACACCTTGCTCCAGAAGCCGAAATCGAGGCCGATATAGCCGAGCACGGCCCAGGCCAGGGCGGCAGCGGCCGGGAACATCACCGAGCCCTTCACCACGAACAGGATGGTGAGGAACAGCGCCAAGAGGCCGGCAATGCCGATGACGATGCCATTATAGAGCGTGAAGCTGTTGACCTTGTCCTTGAAGGCCTCCGGCTCCCACAGATAGAGCTGCGGCAGATCCGGGCCGGTCATCTCGGCGACCAGCGTTACCGTAGTGCCGGGATCGAGGGTAACGAGGAAGACGTCTGCATCGGGCGCGCTCTGGCGCTCCGGCCGGAAGCCCTGGCTGGCGGTGATGTTGACGACGCGCCGATTGCCGAGGTCGGGCCAGAACACACCGGAACCGACCATGCGATAGTGCGGCGCGACGATCAGCCGGTCGACCTGCTCGTCGGTGTTGTTGGCGAGCGCGAACACCGCCCATTGGCTGCCGTTCGGGCTCGGCGCCACGGCACGCACCTCGATGCGGCGCACGATGCCGTCGGCGCCGGGCGCGGTCGAGATCTGGATGCGGTCATTGTCGCTGTTGTGGCGTTCGATCGCCGGGGCGAGATCGACCACCAGCGCGTCGAGCCGGATCGCGATCGCCTCCACCGCGTGCGCCGCCGGCGGCGGCAGCGCTGCCGCGAGAGCGAGCGCAAGCATGAGCGTAGCCGGGCGCGCCTCCCTGAGGGCGGCCATTAACACGGCCAGCGGGCTGGCAAGGAGACGACGCACGATGCCCAACAAACACCTCGAAAGCTGGCCCGGAACGGTCTGACGCCGTTCCCGGGCCGCGCCGCGCCACGATGAGTAACGGCGCGGCGCGGCGGGAGCAAGGCGCCGAAGAGTGTCCCAAGAATGGCGCGTTGGAAAGCGTCGCGTGGTTTCTCCCCGACATGGTGAATGGGAGAACCCAGCGCCGGCGCCACCGCTTGTAAAATTTTCCTGAAAAATCGGGCGTTTACTCCGGATTTCCGAAACGTCAGGAGGCGCTCTGGCCGGTCCAGATGCGCAGCTTCGCCTCCGCCTGGGCGCGCTCGGCCGGGGTGAGCGCGGTGAGCATCTTGTCGAGCATGTCGTCCTTCAGGCCCTGCGCCCTGGCGGCCAGATGCCAGGTCGCCGCCGCCACCTTATCCTGCGGCATGCCGCGGCCGGCGGAGAGGATGCGGGCCAGCCGATTCTGCGCGATGGCGTTGCCGGCGAGCGCGGCCTTGCGGAACAGCAGTGCGGCGGCAGCCTCGTCCTTCGGTACGCCATTGCCGTTGAACACCATGATGGCGTACTCGACGGTGGCCACCACATGGTCGAGCAGCATGGCCCGCTGCAAGAGGCGGGCACACTCATTGATGTCCTTCGCCACGCCATTGCCGTCGCGATAGAGCGTGGCCAGCGCATAGAGCGCGTCCGGCTGGTCCTGGTCGGCGGCGATGCGGAACAGCTTGGCGGCAGTGGCCGGCTCGCGCGGCACCGCCTCGCCTTCCAGATAAAGCAAAGCGAGATTATAGGCCGCCGCGGCATTGCCCTTGTCGGCGGCCTGCTGGAACAGCTTCGCGGCTCCTGGACGGTCGGCGGTCTCGCCCTGGCCTTTCAGCTTCATCACGCCGAGCGAGAACAGCGCGTCGGCGCTCCCCCGTGCCGCGGCGGCCTGGTACCATTGGCGGGCCTTGGCGGCATCCTCGCGCACGCCATAGCCTTGGGTGTAGAGCGAGGCGATCAGCACCATCGCCACCGGATCATTGTCCGCCTTGGCGCGCTTGGCGGCGAGGTCGAGGGCGGTGACGAACCGCCCACGCTGATAGGCGCCGTAAGCGAGATCGGTGGTGGGATCGGTCGGCGCGGGATTTTGCGCGGCGGCGGGCGGATTTGCCGGAGCGTTCGAGGGCGCCGTGGCGCCGGGCTTGGCGGGCGTCTTGGTCGGCGGCGTCTGTGCGTATCCACCGGTCGCCGCCACACTGAGCGCGGCGCAGGCGAAGAGGGGCGCGAGCCGGCGTCGCATCAGCTCGCCCAGGCGAGGCGGGCGGAGACGGCAGTAAGCGCCTCCCCGGTGAAGGCGAGGAGGTCGATGGCGATGAAGTCGGCGCCGGCTTCCGCGAGTGCCTCGACCTCGTCCAGCGATGCGGCGAAGGCGACGCAGGGCGGTTCGAACAGCTGCGCCCACCAGTCGGTACGCTCCAGCGTGGTATCGAAGGCCGGCCGGCGGCCGGCGGCATCGGGCTCGCCGAACATCACATAGTCGGCGCCGAGCTCGCCGGCGGTCATGGCGTCGTGCTTGGTGCGCAGCCCGCCGACGCCGGCAATGCCATGCGGGCGGACCATGGGAAGCGCCGCCTTCAGCGCATTGGTGCTGTCGAGATGCGCGCCGTCGGTGCCGAGCCGATCGGCGAGTGCGACGTCGCCCTCGATGAGGCAGGCGGCGCCGATGGCGTGGGCGCTCGCCACCAGTGGCGCCAGCGCAGCGGCGTCCGCCGTGCCGGGGCGCAGCAGGACGGCGGCAATGTCGGCCACCTTTCCCGCGGCGCGGATGGCGGCGAGGACGGCGTCACGATCCGTGCCGTCGAGCGGCGGCGTGAGTAGATAGAGGCGCGGTTGCGGGCGCGCCGGTGCGGTATCAGGTCGGGCCATGCTCAAGCTGTTCCGCATGATGGCGGCGAAAGCGCGGCCAGTTGGTGAGCCGGCGCGCGTCCTTCCTAGAACATGTTCCGCAAAAGTTGGAAGAGTTTTGCGATCAGGACTGGCTCCAGGCTCCGATGGGGAATGACGAGCTTGTTAAGGCTAGCGCCGGCTACAGCACCGCAATTGGTTCCCGCCTTCGCAAGATGGTGGTAATCACGCTGCCGCGGCTGCGTGCCGGCCGTTGGGGGGAACCATGCTGAAGCCATCCGTCCGTCGTGCCGCGCTGCTCGCCTTGACGACTGCGCTCTCCACGCCTGCCCTGCTCTCGATTCCTGCCTTCGCGCAGGGCACGCC harbors:
- a CDS encoding tetratricopeptide repeat protein is translated as MRRRLAPLFACAALSVAATGGYAQTPPTKTPAKPGATAPSNAPANPPAAAQNPAPTDPTTDLAYGAYQRGRFVTALDLAAKRAKADNDPVAMVLIASLYTQGYGVREDAAKARQWYQAAAARGSADALFSLGVMKLKGQGETADRPGAAKLFQQAADKGNAAAAYNLALLYLEGEAVPREPATAAKLFRIAADQDQPDALYALATLYRDGNGVAKDINECARLLQRAMLLDHVVATVEYAIMVFNGNGVPKDEAAAALLFRKAALAGNAIAQNRLARILSAGRGMPQDKVAAATWHLAARAQGLKDDMLDKMLTALTPAERAQAEAKLRIWTGQSAS
- a CDS encoding thiamine phosphate synthase, yielding MARPDTAPARPQPRLYLLTPPLDGTDRDAVLAAIRAAGKVADIAAVLLRPGTADAAALAPLVASAHAIGAACLIEGDVALADRLGTDGAHLDSTNALKAALPMVRPHGIAGVGGLRTKHDAMTAGELGADYVMFGEPDAAGRRPAFDTTLERTDWWAQLFEPPCVAFAASLDEVEALAEAGADFIAIDLLAFTGEALTAVSARLAWAS
- a CDS encoding EAL domain-containing protein, giving the protein MLALALAAALPPPAAHAVEAIAIRLDALVVDLAPAIERHNSDNDRIQISTAPGADGIVRRIEVRAVAPSPNGSQWAVFALANNTDEQVDRLIVAPHYRMVGSGVFWPDLGNRRVVNITASQGFRPERQSAPDADVFLVTLDPGTTVTLVAEMTGPDLPQLYLWEPEAFKDKVNSFTLYNGIVIGIAGLLALFLTILFVVKGSVMFPAAAALAWAVLGYIGLDFGFWSKVFGISPLAQQFWRAAGEAMLAATLVVFLFAYLNLNRWHVRYAHIAVGWLVFLAALIGLALLDPSAAAGIARLSLLAVSFMGFGMVVWLAFHRYDRAVLIIPTLFLLVVWVITAGMAVSGYIGNDLVAPALLGGLVLIVMLIGFTVMQHAFAGLGAIAGSTQELERRALAVAGSGNIVWDWDVDTDRIHVSPEVEQLLGLKRGSLETEAAGWLEVIHPGDRDRFRATLDGVLDQRRGRIDQDFRLRAQDGHYFWFNLRARPVVGTDGEVVRCIGTLSDVTESRTAEERMLHDAVHDNLTGLPNRELFLDRLSSAIGFARADETLKPTVMLVDLDRFKQVNTSLGMAAGDSILLTVARRLMRLMKQHDTLARLGGDHFGLILMSERDAERITAFADTLRRTLRAPITFGDREIFITASIGLVLADGSKRDPGEVLKDAELAMFFAKRVGGDRIEVFRPAMRNHKLDRLTLESDLRQAIERDEMTVLYQPVVRLADRKVAGFEALVRWNHPKLGTLAPDDFIGIAEETGLIVDIGLFVLDSAARQLGAWQRNMRGDPVFVSVNVSSRQLLRHDLIQDLKAVMARNVVANGTLKLELTESLVMENPEYAAQMLHRMRELGAGLSLDDFGTGYSSLAYLQRFPFDTIKIDQSFVKGLGRSGAKAQRPVILGSIVNMAHDLGMDIVAEGAETEAAAEALAKLGCKYAQGYLFGEPMTAEDARKAFQPEVQPTSLLERSRLGRAKPAPRAAKPGAGVATATTTTATATEEAEQPQPAPARVPPAAAKPAAQRPRPPQRPVAEEEEPEAAPAEDDAPPPKAASQG